The following proteins are encoded in a genomic region of Vicugna pacos chromosome 16, VicPac4, whole genome shotgun sequence:
- the SGCA gene encoding alpha-sarcoglycan, which translates to MARYRRGLQAFNRWGIQDNGSHSGSKRGSRQSVLLAGLVGTEAQETTLHPLVGRVFVHTLDHEAFLHLAEHVAVPPSVPVTYHAHLQGHPDLPRWLRYTQRSPHHPGFLYGTATPEDRGRQVIEVTVYNRDSFDTTRQSLVLLIGDPEGPLLPYQAEFLVRSHDVEEVLPSTPASHFLTALGGLWEPGELQLLNITSALDRGGRVPLPIEGRKEGVYIKVGSASPFSTCLKMVASPDSHARCAQGQPPLLSCYDTLAPHFRVDWCNVSLVDKSVPEPVDEVPTPGDGILEHDPFFCPPTEATARDFLTDALITLLVPLLVALLLTLLLAYVMCCRREGRLKRDQATSDIQMVHHCTIRGNTEELRQMAASRDVPRPLSTLPMFNVRTGERLPPQVDSAQVPLILDQH; encoded by the exons TTCTCCTGGCAGGGCTGGTGGGCACCGAGGCCCAGGAGACCACCCTGCACCCACTTGTGGGCCGCGTCTTTGTACACACCCTGGACCATGAAGCCTTCCTGCACCTTGCTGAGCATGTCG CTGTCCCACCTTCTGTCCCTGTCACCTACCATGCCCACCTCCAGGGACACCCAGACCTGCCCCGGTGGCTCCGCTACACCCAGCGAAGCCCCCATCACCCTGGCTTCCTCTATGGCACCGCCACCCCAGAAGATCGTGGACGCCAGGTCATCGAG GTCACAGTCTACAATCGGGACAGCTTCGACACCACCCGGCAGAGTCTGGTGCTATTGATTGGGGATCCAGAAG GCCCCCTGCTGCCATACCAGGCTGAGTTCCTGGTGCGCAGCCATGATGTGGAGGAGGTGCTGCCCTCAACACCTGCCAGCCATTTCCTCACAGCCCTGGGAGGGCTCTGGGAGCCTGGGGAGCTCCAGCTGCTCAACATCACCTCTGCCTTGGACCGTGGGGGCCGAGTTCCCCTTCCAATTGAGGGCCGCAAAGAAGG GGTGTACATCAAGGTGGGCTCTGCCTCACCCTTCTCCACCTGCCTGAAGATGGTGGCATCCCCTGACAGCCACGCTCGCTGTGCCCAGggccagcctcctcttctgtcctgcTATGACACCTTGGCACCTCACTTCCGCGTTGACTGGTGCAATGTGTCCCTG GTGGATAAATCAGTTCCAGAGCCTGTAGATGAGGTACCCACTCCAGGCGATGGCATTCTGGAGCACGACCCGTTCTTCTGCCCTCCCACCGAGGCCACAGCCCGAGACTTCCTGACCGATGCACTGATCACCCTCCTGGTGCCCCTGCTGGTGGCTCTGTTGCTTACCCTGCTGCTGGCCTATGTCATGTGCTGCCGGCGGGAAGGACG GCTGAAGAGAGATCAAGCCACCTCTGA CATCCAGATGGTCCACCACTGCACCATTCGAGGGAACACAGAGGAGCTGCGACAGATGGCAGCTAGCCGAGACGTACCCCGGCCACTCTCCACCCTGCCTATGTTCAACGTGCGCACCGGTGAGCGGCTGCCCCCCCAGGTGGACAGCGCCCAGGTGCCCCTCATCCTGGACCAGCACTGA
- the LOC107034994 gene encoding histone H1.9-like → MQKDTSLPLPSAPLASNSVLGAGQQASMSGLPGKSKTGRRAYTKAHRKPSISKVILGIVAEKGARNRVSLATLKKAVATRGYNMTRKAWRFKRVLRGLVDKGMLKQVTGKGASASFLMVKKNASKFRLKAKRLQRRRQPGQRQPGQRRLLRGSKQGHKRLIKGVRRMAKCRRS, encoded by the coding sequence ATGCAGAAAGACACTTCACTGCCGCTCCCATCTGCACCCTTGGCCTCCAACAGTGTCCTGGGTGCTGGCCAGCAGGCCAGCATGTCGGGGCTCCCTGGCAAAAGCAAGACTGGGCGCCGTGCCTACACCAAAGCCCACCGGAAGCCCAGCATATCCAAGGTGATCCTGGGGATTGTGGCGGAAAAGGGGGCGCGCAACCGCGTGTCCCTGGCCACTCTGAAGAAGGCCGTTGCCACCAGGGGCTACAACATGACACGCAAGGCCTGGCGTTTCAAGCGAGTGCTCAGGGGCTTAGTGGACAAGGGCATGCTCAAGCAGGTGACAGGCAAGGGGGCCTCGGCCTCCTTCCTCATGGTCAAGAAGAACGCCTCCAAGTTCAGGCTTAAGGCTAAGAGactgcagcggcggcggcagcctgGCCAGCGCCAGCCTGGGCAGCGCCGGTTGCTCAGGGGCTCCAAACAGGGCCACAAGCGGCTCATCAAGGGGGTTCGCAGGATGGCCAAATGCCGCCGCAGTTAA